A section of the Leptospira kobayashii genome encodes:
- a CDS encoding alpha-2-macroglobulin family protein, producing the protein MFQRRILIILLLPLFVSFCGIGKFTSNAWRKISRTLFPKDCRVEVTLDTTDLKYIDDLWNYHFQVSEKTEIKEFVSAVRFIPEAKYYQELTDEYSWSSEKFSLDNWGLLSNREYEVRVSKFFSENDCIYSKEQSFKIPALPRKPGFYLNRENIFESDLNKILPISVSNIKEFKIRYAEIDPQVLVQAVSHLGNRYYEFENGIGWKNKTWIPGQKINANSDQGMDLDSYFGKPKQKSWLALEIGANIIGSENKETFKKEKIFLQSTNLGITAKTDREKVYVWAHTLSKASPVDKVSVKLYEKGNAKGSCETDAEGYCALSYSGEKLDTNKSVLIAEQSDGDKAFLYLGETKSDYYSYYSDHSTYQGKLFFDRKLYRPGDRVEFKAFLGEKKKGSFLPYSGKSATILIRDSKGKELLSQSVITSSQGGANGSYTISSDSPLGHYSVSVLVGGESYAIASDSFQVEEFRPVNFMVNVNLKNSIAKNESIKGDVEGKYLFGAPMANAKMKFSLLKKNRYIHFPEYSEYDFGERWYYNDYSDDYSEDSSGYITGEESSLDEKGKYQLDIPVKDLATQFSTEGEDIEIVKPYNLAVEASVFDVDGKSVTKTESVQYFPSDFLVGVKCSDRYQGMEKNFKFEFVTLSNDGKPLSGKDIKAYIIYNDWTSVLSQGIGKYLFRSNQLKKKIVDTKKLTTTSGKVAFDYKVKDSGSYTLIVTNKDGAYSRMDFYAYEKESHYTWDFRGDDSIELKSDKQEYAIGDKAKILIKSPFANARAVVTVERDQLYFTKTYQMKGNSLPLEIPISSEYLPNVEVKVMLITGRQSLPDDASEEDKKEFNEQDLGAPKSKTGSIVLKVDTSGKISPLVVKTDREEYGPRDKVTISIKTAPYSELAISVADRGVLDLVGYRFINPVSAFYRLWRNIVETFELRGMIIKHYAYQNKGDSPGGDYGNEGGGGFGFDSESGIRKDFRYTAYWNPTVTTDSDGEAEVSFALPDNLTTFRVMVASSNNGSYAVENKEFRVKKSLVLQKTASRFLRLGDELEVGVSITNNTKKNGKFKILISSEFLVSPAKEEILDLAAGQTKEYNKKFKLTQEQYLKMRSKNTSENLSATYEVHAEPQSYSDFSDLKKTDISDSLKVVIPIKELEPVTIARTSGYTDSTSKYSIKFPNQESILANRGYLKVNLSATALTGIRNAFDFYASNPYFCMEQRTSAYLLSVSAGELLKEFKYSPPSHESYDFNNIEKLFLDEMSEFQFSDGSFGLWKEKYGRSGYPFLTAYVVQTMQIGKEKGYRYNPKAYSEAIRYLENYLKNPTESKDESWQTLSLIYSVLSKDKKDVAGLQKSLFDNFSELNPKSQAIFLLAYAESKNLTNVSSDSELKKRYDQFLKNFVWEKDSIKIISDQSGKYWYSYYSKASVFAGLLRLMVRLDSQNKKIPELVQNILLEKTLSYWDESHGSGNLALALREYRNTYEVGQSDTSASVFFGERNLIDQSFSGSASSILQEEYSLDRLFEKKPPSSTELSFQRTSSEGRLYYSSSFNYIPAKDERKAVSNGINVEKKIYRVEGRDSNGDPILKDSNSLLQRGGTYMVKIIVESEENRPFLMVVDPIPSNSEIVNTSFLTEGKSNEEGYEESNEDGNEEDYHISYGGYQEFRDDKVLFSRDYLSKGKTEFHYFLRPLVKGLALSPAAKAFLMYHPNIYANTATTKIKVE; encoded by the coding sequence ATGTTTCAAAGAAGAATTCTTATAATTTTATTATTACCCCTATTTGTTTCCTTTTGCGGGATAGGAAAATTCACTTCCAACGCCTGGAGAAAAATCAGTCGCACACTTTTTCCGAAAGATTGCAGGGTGGAAGTTACGCTCGATACTACCGATTTGAAATACATTGATGATCTTTGGAATTATCATTTTCAGGTTTCCGAAAAAACGGAAATCAAGGAATTCGTTTCGGCGGTTCGATTTATACCGGAAGCAAAATACTATCAGGAGTTAACCGATGAATACTCCTGGAGTTCTGAAAAATTTTCTTTGGACAATTGGGGTTTGTTATCAAACCGGGAATATGAGGTTCGGGTCTCCAAATTTTTCAGCGAGAACGATTGTATTTATTCCAAAGAACAAAGTTTTAAAATTCCGGCTCTTCCCAGAAAACCCGGTTTTTATTTGAATCGTGAAAATATTTTCGAATCGGATTTAAATAAAATACTTCCTATCTCGGTTTCCAATATCAAAGAATTTAAAATACGTTATGCGGAGATTGACCCTCAGGTTTTGGTACAAGCCGTATCTCATTTGGGGAACCGTTATTATGAATTTGAAAACGGAATCGGATGGAAAAATAAAACTTGGATTCCCGGCCAGAAGATAAATGCAAATTCCGATCAGGGAATGGATTTGGATTCTTACTTCGGAAAACCAAAACAAAAGTCCTGGCTTGCTTTGGAAATCGGAGCCAATATCATCGGCTCGGAAAACAAGGAGACTTTCAAAAAAGAAAAGATTTTTCTGCAATCTACGAATTTGGGAATCACTGCCAAAACCGATAGGGAAAAAGTTTATGTATGGGCCCATACTTTAAGCAAAGCTTCACCCGTTGATAAAGTAAGCGTAAAGCTCTATGAAAAAGGGAACGCGAAAGGTAGTTGTGAAACGGACGCGGAAGGTTATTGCGCATTATCCTATTCGGGAGAAAAATTAGACACGAACAAATCCGTTTTGATCGCAGAACAAAGTGATGGTGATAAAGCATTCCTTTATTTGGGAGAAACAAAGTCCGATTATTACAGTTATTATTCCGATCATTCTACATATCAGGGAAAGCTATTCTTTGACCGCAAACTTTACCGGCCAGGAGATCGGGTGGAGTTTAAAGCATTCCTCGGAGAAAAAAAGAAAGGTAGTTTCTTACCTTATTCGGGAAAGTCTGCGACCATCCTGATTAGAGATTCGAAAGGAAAAGAGTTATTGTCTCAATCCGTGATTACTTCTTCCCAAGGAGGAGCAAATGGAAGTTATACGATATCTTCCGATTCTCCTCTGGGACATTATTCCGTAAGTGTTCTTGTCGGTGGTGAAAGTTATGCCATCGCAAGCGATAGCTTTCAAGTGGAAGAGTTCCGTCCCGTGAATTTTATGGTGAATGTAAACTTGAAAAATTCCATTGCGAAGAATGAATCTATCAAAGGGGACGTGGAAGGGAAATATTTATTCGGTGCGCCGATGGCAAATGCCAAAATGAAATTTTCACTTCTTAAAAAGAACCGTTATATTCATTTTCCCGAATATTCCGAATATGATTTCGGAGAAAGATGGTATTACAACGATTATTCGGATGACTACTCCGAGGATTCTTCCGGCTATATTACCGGTGAAGAATCGAGCCTGGATGAGAAAGGGAAATATCAATTGGATATTCCGGTAAAGGATCTTGCGACTCAATTTTCTACGGAAGGAGAGGATATTGAAATTGTAAAGCCTTACAATCTTGCAGTAGAAGCTTCCGTTTTTGATGTAGATGGAAAGTCCGTTACTAAAACGGAATCCGTTCAATATTTTCCTTCCGATTTTTTGGTGGGAGTCAAATGTTCCGATCGATATCAGGGGATGGAGAAAAATTTCAAGTTTGAATTTGTGACTCTTTCCAATGACGGAAAACCTTTATCGGGAAAGGATATCAAGGCATATATAATTTATAATGATTGGACTTCCGTTCTTTCCCAAGGGATCGGAAAGTATCTGTTCCGCTCCAATCAGTTGAAAAAGAAGATTGTGGATACGAAAAAACTGACCACAACTTCCGGCAAAGTAGCGTTCGATTACAAAGTAAAAGATTCAGGCAGTTATACTCTGATCGTCACAAACAAAGACGGTGCCTATTCCAGGATGGATTTTTATGCTTATGAAAAAGAATCCCATTATACTTGGGATTTCAGAGGGGATGATTCGATCGAACTCAAGTCCGACAAACAGGAGTATGCGATCGGAGACAAAGCTAAAATTCTGATAAAGTCTCCTTTTGCAAATGCACGGGCAGTTGTAACCGTAGAAAGAGATCAGTTGTATTTTACTAAAACATATCAAATGAAAGGAAATAGCCTTCCTTTGGAGATTCCCATTTCCTCCGAATATTTGCCCAACGTAGAAGTGAAAGTGATGTTGATTACGGGAAGGCAGAGTCTTCCGGACGATGCTTCGGAAGAAGATAAAAAAGAATTCAACGAACAAGATTTAGGTGCTCCCAAGTCCAAAACGGGATCTATTGTTTTAAAGGTGGATACTTCGGGCAAAATTTCTCCTTTGGTTGTCAAAACGGACAGAGAAGAATATGGACCAAGGGACAAAGTTACCATTTCCATCAAAACCGCACCTTATTCTGAGTTAGCGATTTCAGTAGCGGATAGAGGAGTCTTGGATTTGGTTGGTTATAGGTTTATCAATCCCGTTTCCGCCTTCTATCGATTATGGAGAAACATCGTAGAAACTTTCGAGCTCAGGGGAATGATCATCAAACATTATGCTTATCAGAATAAAGGCGATAGTCCCGGAGGTGATTACGGAAACGAAGGAGGTGGTGGGTTCGGATTTGATTCTGAAAGCGGAATCAGAAAGGATTTTCGATACACCGCTTACTGGAACCCTACTGTAACGACAGACTCCGACGGCGAAGCCGAAGTCAGTTTTGCATTGCCTGACAATCTGACTACGTTCAGAGTGATGGTTGCATCATCAAATAACGGATCTTATGCTGTAGAAAACAAAGAGTTCCGGGTTAAAAAAAGTCTGGTTTTGCAAAAGACCGCATCCCGCTTTCTAAGATTGGGGGATGAATTGGAGGTAGGAGTTTCCATCACCAATAACACTAAGAAGAACGGTAAATTTAAGATTTTGATTTCTTCCGAATTTTTGGTGTCACCGGCTAAGGAAGAAATTTTGGATTTGGCTGCGGGGCAGACCAAGGAATATAACAAAAAATTCAAACTGACCCAGGAACAATATCTGAAGATGAGATCGAAAAACACTTCGGAAAATCTTTCAGCGACTTACGAAGTACATGCGGAACCTCAATCTTATTCCGATTTTTCCGATCTGAAAAAGACGGATATTTCGGATTCTTTGAAGGTAGTTATCCCAATCAAGGAATTGGAACCGGTTACGATTGCACGGACTTCGGGATATACCGATTCCACATCCAAGTATTCCATAAAGTTTCCGAATCAGGAATCCATACTTGCTAACAGAGGTTATTTGAAAGTCAATTTATCCGCTACCGCACTTACCGGAATTCGGAACGCATTCGATTTTTACGCATCAAATCCTTATTTTTGTATGGAACAAAGAACTTCCGCTTATCTACTTTCGGTGAGTGCAGGAGAGTTACTTAAGGAATTCAAATACTCTCCTCCTTCCCATGAATCTTATGATTTTAATAATATCGAAAAATTGTTTTTGGACGAGATGTCCGAGTTTCAATTTTCCGATGGAAGCTTCGGACTTTGGAAGGAAAAATACGGAAGATCGGGGTACCCGTTTCTGACGGCTTATGTAGTTCAAACTATGCAAATCGGGAAGGAGAAAGGTTACAGGTACAATCCCAAAGCATATTCGGAAGCGATTCGTTATTTGGAAAATTATTTAAAGAACCCTACGGAAAGCAAGGATGAGTCGTGGCAGACTTTGAGTTTGATTTATTCCGTACTTTCCAAAGATAAAAAGGACGTAGCAGGACTTCAAAAATCCTTATTCGACAATTTTTCGGAACTCAATCCGAAGTCTCAGGCGATTTTTCTTTTAGCATATGCGGAATCAAAAAATTTAACAAATGTTAGCTCGGACTCGGAATTGAAAAAACGATATGACCAGTTCTTGAAAAACTTCGTTTGGGAAAAAGATTCCATCAAAATCATCTCGGACCAATCGGGTAAATACTGGTACTCGTATTATTCGAAAGCATCCGTTTTTGCCGGATTACTCCGGCTTATGGTTCGATTGGATTCTCAGAATAAAAAGATCCCCGAACTGGTTCAAAACATTCTTTTGGAAAAAACTTTGAGCTATTGGGATGAAAGTCACGGTTCGGGAAATCTTGCTCTCGCACTGAGAGAGTATAGAAATACTTATGAAGTAGGGCAATCCGATACTTCCGCGTCGGTGTTTTTCGGAGAAAGAAATCTAATCGATCAATCTTTTTCGGGAAGTGCTTCTTCCATTCTTCAGGAAGAATATTCATTGGATCGTCTTTTTGAAAAAAAACCTCCGTCCTCTACAGAGTTATCTTTTCAAAGAACCAGTAGCGAAGGTAGATTGTACTACTCGTCCAGCTTCAATTATATTCCCGCAAAAGATGAAAGAAAAGCAGTCTCAAACGGAATCAATGTTGAGAAAAAAATCTATCGTGTGGAAGGGCGTGATTCGAACGGAGATCCGATCCTAAAAGATTCCAACTCTCTTCTCCAAAGAGGAGGAACTTATATGGTTAAAATCATTGTAGAGTCCGAAGAGAACAGACCTTTCCTTATGGTAGTGGATCCGATCCCAAGCAATTCGGAGATAGTAAACACTTCTTTTTTGACCGAAGGGAAATCCAACGAAGAAGGTTATGAAGAATCGAATGAAGATGGAAACGAAGAAGATTATCATATCTCTTACGGAGGATACCAGGAGTTTAGAGATGATAAGGTTTTATTTTCCAGAGATTATCTGAGTAAAGGAAAAACGGAATTCCATTATTTCTTAAGACCACTTGTCAAAGGATTGGCGCTCAGTCCGGCTGCAAAAGCTTTTTTGATGTATCATCCTAATATTTATGCGAACACTGCGACAACCAAAATCAAAGTGGAATAG
- a CDS encoding transglycosylase domain-containing protein, whose amino-acid sequence MKFTRKTGKHWFILIAINLCLFVFLLTPVSFEEFKTNSSLRILSLEKASIGNKTNVSGAFRDWVSLDQYPKHVLQTVIFAEDKRFYNHPGFDPIAMLRALYSLVNWNEKTNGGSTITQQLVRIQNPKIRSLPGYVRKPLEILTSVRYTIWLSKKEILEAYLNSISIRSNYEGFSSVSRKYFRKHVRFLSVEEGVAIAVLIRSNSPSLNDFKRRVVLLMNLISPEEKPDLEYLVSSLEIGKQTEVLSDVLKSENQHFKFWIQSELPGLTGSLETHFSNETNHKIHQIVLSELEGLRKYNVSNASVIAFEIPENKKDEIRLVGMIGSKNFFEDGFGQVNGALAYRDAGSTLKPMLYALGVERNLVQINSIMHDENKTFPLEDGSGSYIPRNADLQFWGEMTVAEALANSRNIPAVETARKIGVGEFLSFLRKSGMNHLKEGSDRYGLGLSLGTGGANLFQLARVYASFPLGGILPKVSIGKNGNSEIYFGSSKVLFSKETAEEITHILNDSSLRSRAFGNRNFMDFPYPVSIKTGTSKDFRNSWTIGFTKKYIIGAWVGNFSGEKTMEVSGSFGAGRIFHSVMRYMMERETDRSYLPVSVLPKRICRKTGMLALETCPFVTLHMRELRSPKEYCSRHKEKENLSETKESITISFPANGQVFLYHPGVSKNSQEIPVRLRNYRYKKDRNPSLVLNGSFSIPIPISGNASIPIERGEHSLALKEEGKEIQKIRFIVK is encoded by the coding sequence ATGAAATTTACAAGAAAAACCGGCAAACATTGGTTTATTCTTATTGCAATTAACCTTTGTTTGTTTGTATTTCTATTGACCCCTGTTTCTTTTGAGGAATTCAAAACAAATTCTTCCTTGAGGATTTTATCCCTTGAAAAGGCGAGTATCGGAAACAAAACCAATGTTTCCGGGGCATTTCGTGATTGGGTTAGTTTGGATCAATACCCGAAACATGTGTTGCAAACCGTAATCTTTGCGGAAGACAAAAGATTTTACAACCATCCCGGATTCGATCCGATCGCAATGCTGAGAGCTTTGTATTCACTGGTAAATTGGAATGAAAAAACCAACGGTGGATCTACGATCACACAACAATTGGTAAGAATCCAAAACCCGAAAATAAGATCCCTTCCGGGATATGTTCGTAAACCTTTGGAGATACTGACTTCCGTTCGTTATACGATATGGCTTTCCAAAAAGGAAATACTGGAAGCATATCTCAATTCGATTTCTATTCGCTCCAATTATGAAGGATTTTCTTCCGTCAGTCGGAAGTATTTTCGAAAACATGTTCGGTTTTTATCTGTGGAAGAAGGAGTGGCTATTGCGGTTCTCATTCGTTCCAATTCGCCTTCTTTAAATGATTTCAAAAGAAGGGTGGTTCTTCTTATGAATTTAATTTCACCGGAAGAAAAGCCCGATCTTGAATATCTTGTCTCCAGTTTGGAAATCGGCAAACAAACAGAAGTATTGTCCGATGTTTTGAAATCGGAAAACCAACATTTTAAATTTTGGATTCAATCGGAGCTTCCCGGTCTGACCGGTTCTCTGGAAACCCATTTTTCAAACGAAACAAACCATAAGATCCATCAGATCGTCTTATCTGAGTTAGAAGGTTTAAGAAAATACAATGTGAGCAATGCATCCGTCATTGCTTTTGAAATTCCTGAAAATAAGAAGGATGAGATACGTTTGGTGGGAATGATCGGTTCTAAAAATTTCTTTGAAGACGGTTTCGGCCAGGTGAACGGAGCTTTGGCTTATAGAGATGCCGGAAGTACTTTGAAACCTATGTTATACGCTTTAGGAGTCGAAAGAAATTTGGTTCAAATCAATTCCATTATGCATGATGAGAACAAAACATTTCCTTTGGAGGACGGTTCGGGCAGTTATATTCCCCGAAATGCGGACTTACAATTCTGGGGAGAAATGACTGTTGCGGAAGCATTGGCAAATTCCAGAAACATACCTGCGGTTGAGACGGCTCGGAAAATAGGAGTAGGTGAATTCCTTTCTTTCCTCAGAAAATCAGGAATGAATCATTTAAAGGAAGGATCGGATCGTTATGGTTTGGGATTATCTTTGGGAACGGGTGGAGCGAATCTTTTTCAACTAGCGCGCGTTTATGCTTCTTTTCCGTTGGGAGGGATTCTTCCGAAAGTTTCCATCGGCAAAAACGGAAACTCCGAAATTTATTTCGGAAGTTCCAAAGTCTTATTTTCCAAAGAAACAGCGGAAGAAATCACTCATATCTTAAATGATTCTTCCTTAAGATCCAGAGCCTTTGGAAACAGAAACTTTATGGACTTTCCTTATCCTGTTTCGATCAAAACGGGAACCTCCAAAGATTTTCGTAATTCCTGGACCATCGGATTCACGAAAAAATACATAATCGGTGCATGGGTTGGAAATTTTTCAGGAGAAAAAACGATGGAAGTATCCGGTTCTTTCGGCGCGGGAAGGATATTTCATAGTGTTATGCGTTATATGATGGAAAGGGAAACGGATCGTTCTTATTTGCCCGTTTCCGTTTTGCCAAAAAGAATTTGCAGAAAGACGGGAATGCTTGCTCTCGAGACATGTCCTTTCGTTACACTTCATATGAGAGAGCTCAGATCTCCGAAGGAATATTGTTCGAGGCATAAGGAAAAAGAAAATCTTTCCGAAACAAAAGAGAGTATAACGATCAGTTTTCCTGCAAACGGACAAGTATTTCTTTATCATCCCGGAGTTTCAAAAAACAGTCAGGAGATTCCTGTTCGATTGAGAAACTATCGTTATAAAAAAGATAGAAACCCTTCTCTGGTCTTAAACGGATCATTCAGTATTCCGATTCCTATTTCCGGTAATGCGAGTATTCCCATAGAGAGAGGAGAACATAGTCTTGCACTCAAGGAAGAGGGAAAAGAAATTCAAAAAATAAGATTTATCGTAAAATGA
- a CDS encoding sulfatase-like hydrolase/transferase — MKFLSSYLYLVPYFLLLILFPIPLWNGFALWWNHQTIFKFTVFAICILIRIGSEYGNKYKPIRILIQNISFLFLLLFLLYERKFQVSVSFSLFSYFIIHISYLWNDFVFQIKELPFGIHLIFFSYFLFSSFPFFKRKNLSFLFLGILILLLVFTSLQNPERKVSNRTVFDSKPNIDFTIPKLSKDTDIVVFFLEGVGKKDLNLNRSQNFSKKNPVWEVDHFYISVPHSSKSIFTALTGVTQIRETRPNLNPLHLSASLPKILERNGYETIFLFSQPSVFENIDEMAKRLFQIHYDKEKLKSKLNSRYSEFSWGLDDRSLLDFVKKYLPDFERPMFLWVGFSNTHSPYFVSDSNPFPAENSSDPHSRFLSALQFNLSLVDEMINEITKKRGRDTLFILTSDHGESFGERGFFGHNYSVYNSETLVPFMIRYTKSNERKHFPVGSLSDFKTSLLALFDFPDVGIREEKNFFNKEYKIEHKFKSWNSDSYMGYLEGEKKWIYHSQSDRLFLTNWDETVETELMNRKDKSDFFKRFHKEDP, encoded by the coding sequence ATGAAATTCCTTTCTTCCTATTTGTATTTAGTTCCTTATTTTTTGCTCCTGATATTATTTCCGATTCCTCTATGGAACGGTTTTGCGTTGTGGTGGAACCACCAAACAATATTTAAATTCACCGTATTTGCAATCTGCATTCTGATACGAATCGGATCTGAATATGGAAACAAATATAAACCGATTCGAATTCTGATTCAAAACATTTCTTTTCTATTTTTACTTTTATTCCTTTTGTATGAAAGGAAATTTCAAGTTTCCGTTTCGTTTTCCCTATTTTCTTATTTTATCATCCATATTTCCTATTTGTGGAATGATTTTGTATTTCAGATCAAAGAACTTCCTTTCGGGATCCATTTGATATTTTTCAGTTATTTTTTATTCAGTAGTTTTCCTTTTTTTAAAAGGAAAAACCTGAGTTTCCTCTTTTTGGGAATACTCATTCTTCTTTTGGTCTTCACCTCATTGCAAAACCCGGAAAGAAAGGTTTCCAATCGGACTGTTTTCGATTCCAAACCAAACATCGATTTTACGATACCGAAGTTATCTAAGGATACGGATATCGTTGTTTTTTTTCTGGAAGGAGTCGGCAAAAAAGATCTGAATTTGAACCGATCGCAAAATTTTTCCAAAAAAAATCCTGTTTGGGAAGTGGATCATTTTTATATTTCCGTTCCTCATAGCAGCAAAAGCATATTTACGGCACTGACAGGGGTAACCCAAATCAGGGAAACCAGGCCGAATCTGAATCCGCTCCATTTAAGTGCGAGTCTTCCTAAAATACTCGAGAGAAACGGTTATGAAACGATCTTTCTTTTTTCCCAACCTTCCGTATTTGAAAATATAGATGAAATGGCAAAGAGGCTGTTTCAAATTCATTATGATAAGGAGAAGTTAAAATCCAAATTGAATTCCCGTTACAGTGAGTTCAGTTGGGGACTGGACGACAGGTCTTTATTGGATTTTGTAAAAAAATATTTGCCGGATTTTGAAAGGCCGATGTTTCTCTGGGTCGGTTTTTCCAATACCCATAGCCCGTATTTTGTTTCCGATTCCAATCCGTTTCCCGCGGAAAATTCTTCCGACCCTCATTCCCGATTTTTATCCGCATTGCAATTTAATTTGAGTTTGGTGGATGAAATGATAAATGAGATAACGAAAAAAAGAGGAAGAGATACTTTATTCATCCTTACCTCCGATCATGGGGAATCTTTCGGAGAAAGGGGATTCTTCGGGCATAATTATTCCGTTTATAATTCCGAAACCTTGGTTCCATTTATGATTCGTTATACGAAATCGAATGAAAGGAAACATTTTCCCGTAGGATCTCTCTCCGATTTTAAAACGAGTTTGCTCGCGCTCTTTGATTTTCCGGATGTCGGGATCCGGGAAGAAAAAAACTTTTTTAATAAAGAATATAAGATCGAACATAAATTCAAGTCCTGGAATTCCGATTCTTACATGGGTTATCTGGAAGGAGAAAAGAAATGGATCTATCATTCCCAATCGGACAGATTGTTTCTTACGAATTGGGACGAGACGGTTGAAACGGAACTAATGAATAGAAAGGACAAATCGGATTTTTTCAAACGATTCCATAAAGAAGATCCTTAG
- a CDS encoding peroxiredoxin — translation MPQVTSHAPDFKATAVVGQTFKEIKLSDYKGKWVVLFFYPLDFTFVCPTEIIEYDAKLEDFRKIGAEVLGVSIDSEFSHLAWKNTPKKEGGIGDVKYPLIADKTKEISKNFGVLIESGPDAGVALRGTFIIDPSGIIRQATVNDLPVGRNIDEALRLIKAFQFVEKHGEVCPANWDEGKKTMKADPKGSKDYFAAVN, via the coding sequence ATGCCACAAGTAACCTCTCACGCGCCTGATTTTAAGGCAACTGCCGTCGTCGGCCAAACTTTTAAAGAAATCAAATTATCCGATTACAAAGGAAAATGGGTCGTCCTTTTCTTTTACCCATTGGATTTCACTTTTGTATGTCCTACGGAAATCATCGAATACGATGCCAAACTCGAAGATTTCAGAAAAATCGGTGCAGAAGTTTTGGGAGTTTCCATCGACAGCGAGTTCTCTCACTTAGCTTGGAAAAATACCCCTAAAAAAGAAGGCGGGATCGGGGACGTAAAATACCCTTTGATTGCAGACAAAACAAAAGAAATCTCTAAGAATTTCGGAGTTTTGATTGAATCAGGTCCGGATGCAGGTGTTGCTCTACGGGGAACATTTATCATCGATCCGAGCGGAATCATTCGCCAAGCGACTGTGAACGATTTGCCTGTCGGTAGAAATATAGACGAAGCGCTTCGCCTCATCAAAGCATTCCAATTTGTGGAAAAACACGGTGAAGTTTGCCCTGCAAACTGGGACGAAGGCAAAAAAACAATGAAAGCGGATCCAAAAGGTTCCAAAGACTATTTTGCCGCTGTAAATTAA